CGCGCCGGTCTCGGAGAAATCAACCTGCCGCCGATGCAGGCGGGCTCCAGCATCATGCCGGGCAAGGTCAACCCGGTGATCCCCGAAGTGGTGAACCAGATCGCCTTCGAAGTCATCGGCAACGACATCACCGTGAGCTTCGCGGCCGAAGCCGGCCAGCTCCAGCTCAATGCCTTCGAGCCAATCATCGCGCACAGCATCTTCAAGAGCGTGAGCCACCTGCGCAACGGTTGCTTGACACTGGCCGAGCGCTGCGTCAACGGCATCACCGCCAACGTCGATCACTTGCGCGCCACGGTGGCCAACTCCATCGGCATCGTCACCGCGCTGAACCCCTATATTGGCTACGCGAATGCCACGGCCATCGCCCAGGAAGCCCATGCCACGGGCGGCAGCGTCTACGAAATCGTGCTGCGCAAGAATCTGCTGACCAAAGTGCAGCTCGACTACATCTTGCAGCCTGAATTCCTGACCCGGCCTACGCCACTCAATCTGTCCTAGCAGCCTGGGCGGCAGGGGCGGGTACCCGCCCCGCGCAGGGCATCGTTGGCCTGGCGGCGGTGGCGGGGCCGTTGCGCCTGGGCGTGGGCGGGGAGGAGGGGGCTGACCTGTTGTCTGATATGGAACAAGCCATGGGCCGGGCGCGGCTATGATGCGCGCTGTTTTTGCCGTCTTTGGCTGCCCCCACACCTTGTCCCCCGTATGTCCACCGATTCCCAGCCCGAGTTAGAGGCTCCCGAAGCCGACCCCGCCACCACCGTCCCCTTGAAGATCGAAGACTGGCTTACCGTGCTGGTGATGGGCGCACTGGCGCTGATCACCTTTGCCAACGTGCTGGCACGCTACTTCACCAACGAGTCTTTTGCGTGGACGGAAGAGATCTCGGTGTTTTTGATGATTGCGCTGACCCTGGTGGGCGCGTCGGCCGCCGTGGCGCGCGACCGGCACATCCGCATCGAATATTTCTCGGACAGCGGCAGCATGGCCCGGCGCAAGGGCTTGTCGCGCTTTGGCGCGGTGATGGTGGCGATTTTGTTCACGCTGATTGGCACCTTGAGCATCCGCATGGTGTGGGACGACTTTCGCTTTGACGAAACCACGCCGGGCATTGGGGTCCCTGCCTGGTGGTACTCGATGTGGCTGCCGATTTTGTCGTTAGGCATTGCGCTGCGCGCCGTGGGCCTGTTCATCCGCCGGGGGCGCGAATCATGATCACCACGCTGCTTTTCCTGACCTTCATCGTGATGATGCTGATGGGCGTGCCCATCGGTGTGGCCCTGGGCCTGGCGGGCGCTGCGGCGATAGCCATTGCCAACGGCAGCAGCCAGTGGTTTGGCCTGCTGGCCGTGCCGCAAAACTTCTACGCCGGGCTGGGCAAGTACCCGCTGCTGGCCATCCCCATGTTTGTGCTGGTGGGCTC
This sequence is a window from Rhodoferax sp. WC2427. Protein-coding genes within it:
- a CDS encoding TRAP transporter small permease, whose amino-acid sequence is MSTDSQPELEAPEADPATTVPLKIEDWLTVLVMGALALITFANVLARYFTNESFAWTEEISVFLMIALTLVGASAAVARDRHIRIEYFSDSGSMARRKGLSRFGAVMVAILFTLIGTLSIRMVWDDFRFDETTPGIGVPAWWYSMWLPILSLGIALRAVGLFIRRGRES